A genome region from Populus alba chromosome 5, ASM523922v2, whole genome shotgun sequence includes the following:
- the LOC118029985 gene encoding small ribosomal subunit protein mL103 (rPPR7) has protein sequence MASSLRHFSTNITTTQKISISISKAKSKLRTEHDPDKALAIYSAASNNDSSPAASRYAQDLTVRRLAKSHRFTDIESLIESRKTDPKIKQEPFLTSLIRSYGVAGMFDQAMKTYHQMDQLGTPRSSISFNALLSACIQSRLYNKVPVLFDEISEKYRVLPDKVSYGILVKSYCEDGKPDKANEVLREMEKKGVEVTTVVYTTVLNCLYSMGKDDEAERFWHAMVKRGCELDAAVYNVKISNAMKQGPERVKELIEDMENSALKPDAISYNYLITSYCMNGMMEDAKKVYERLEGYGCKANAATFRTLVFHLCKNGEYEKGYKLFKESVRVHRIPDFNTLKYLAEGLAEKKKMKEAKGLIRTMKKKFPPNLLNAWKKVEEHLGLHSPEEDKEVKEATA, from the coding sequence ATGGCGTCCAGTCTCCGCCACTTCTCCACCAACATCACCACCACCCAGAaaatctccatctccatctccaaaGCCAAATCAAAACTCCGCACTGAACACGACCCAGACAAAGCACTAGCCATCTACTCCGCTGCTTCTAATAACGACTCCTCCCCTGCGGCTTCTCGCTATGCTCAAGACCTCACCGTCCGCCGTCTCGCCAAATCCCACCGTTTCACCGACATCGAGTCCTTAATAGAATCCCGCAAAACGGACCCCAAAATCAAACAAGAACCCTTCCTTACCTCATTAATTAGATCGTACGGTGTTGCTGGAATGTTTGATCAGGCCATGAAAACTTATCACCAAATGGACCAATTGGGTACCCCTCGATCTTCTATTTCTTTTAATGCTTTATTATCTGCTTGCATTCAATCCAGACTTTATAATAAAGTCCCAGTGCTGTTTGATGAAATTAGTGAGAAATATAGGGTCTTGCCTGATAAGGTCTCGTATGGGATTTTAGTCAAGTCTTATTGTGAGGATGGGAAACCAGATAAGGCGAATGAGGTACTGAGGGAAATGGAAAAGAAAGGAGTGGAAGTTACGACCGTTGTTTATACAACAGTTTTGAATTGTTTGTATTCGATGGGAAAGGATGATGAGGCGGAGAGATTTTGGCATGCAATGGTCAAAAGAGGGTGTGAGTTGGATGCTGCAGTGTATAATGTGAAGATTAGCAATGCCATGAAACAGGGACCGGAGAGAGTGAAGGAGTTGATTGAGGACATGGAGAATTCTGCGTTAAAACCCGATGCGATcagttataattatttgatcACTAGTTATTGCATGAATGGGATGATGGAGGATGCGAAGAAGGTTTATGAGAGGCTGGAGGGATATGGGTGTAAAGCAAATGCAGCAACATTTAGAACTTTGGTTTTTCACTTGTGTAAGAATGGAGAATATGAGAAAGGGTACAAGTTATTTAAGGAGAGTGTTAGAGTGCACAGGATTCCGGATTTTAATACATTGAAATATTTGGCGGAGGGATTggcggagaagaagaagatgaaggaaGCAAAAGGATTGATTCGAACAATGAAGAAAAAGTTCCCTCCTAATTTATTGAATGCATGGAAGAAAGTGGAGGAACATCTTGGTTTGCATTCTCCTGAGGAGGACAAGGAAGTTAAGGAGGCCACAGCTTAG